The uncultured Dysgonomonas sp. genome contains the following window.
GGAGAGTTTAATTTAATCCAAATATTTTGGATATTCTTAATCTTTATCTTATTCATTTTTTTATTGTTATTTTCACAAAAATTAAAACACCATGCAAAATTCGTTCTTTCTTTTATCTATATAAATACCTAGAAATTGCGATTTATAATATAAAATATCATTATTTATAGCTATTCGACCGATAGCATTTTTACTATTTAACATAAAATGAAAAGAAAAATCAGAAAAAAGAAATGAAAAAAGACAAAGATTGTAAGAATCATCTTGTAAAATAAATCTTTTGAGAAAACATTGTATTCCCTAAATATATAACTTCGTATAGTAATATTTAAAAAACAAAACTGATGGAAATATTATCTAAAATATTAATAGGGTTTGTCGCTCTTGAACATATCTATATCCTTTGGCTTGAAATGTTTGCATGGACAACAAAAGGGCGCAAGACATTCAAAAGTATACCGGATGAATTATTCGAGAAGACTAAAGGTTTAGCAGCAAATCAAGGTTTGTACAATGGCTTTTTGGCTGCCGGACTTATCTGGGCTCTGTTGATCGAGAATCCCGGTTGGAGCCAAAATATAGCATTATTCTTTCTTAGCTGTGTAGCTATTGCAGGCATTTATGGAGCGATCTCTGCTCAAAAATCAATTTTCTTCAAGCAAGCCTTGCCTGCTCTGATCGCAATTGTTGTTTTATTATTGAAATGTTGAAAGTTTATGCATGAAACGAGTAAAGGATATTTCAATAAAAATCACCACAGTCTAATCTAAAATCGTTTGAGATTGTTGTATATGGTAAAACAAGTATTATGAGTATATATGATTTTACCGTAAAGGATAGCAAAGGCAATGATATTCCGTTATCCAACTATAAAGGAAAGGTGCTACTTATTGTTAATACCGCTACAGCATGTGGCTTCACCCCACAATATAAAGATTTACAGGATCTATACCTTAAATACAAGGATAAGGGCTTTGAAATATTGGATTTTCCGTGCAATCAGTTTGGGAAGCAGGCTCCCGGAACAAATGATGAAATTACCTCCTTTTGCGAAATGAAGTATAAAACGACATTTACCACATTTGGTAAGATTGAGGTAAACGGAGATAATGCCGATCCTCTTTATAAATACCTGAAGCAAAATAGCAAAGGCATCCTAGGGGATTCTATAAAATGGAACTTTACTAAGTTCCTGATCGACAGAGAAGGAAATGTCATCGATCGCTATGCTCCGATAACTAATCCGTCAAAGATTGCCGGGACTATCGAAAAACTCTTAGCAAAATAATACATGCGGTTATGGTCTTTACATCCTCAGTATCTTGACTCGGCAGGGCTTAATGCCTGCTGGCGTGAAGGGTTATTGGCTAAGAATGTACTCTTGGGCAATACAAAGGGATATACGAATCATCCTCAGCTGATTCGTTTTAAGAATAGCCCTGATCCGAATTTTTACATCGATGCTTTCCTTACCGAAGTATACAAAGAAGCTATGAGAAGGAATTTTTCATACAGTAAAGAAAAGATTCGTATGATTGAGAATTTTTCTCCCATCCCTGTAACTAAAGGGCAATTGGAATATGAATACGAGCATCTGAGGCGAAAACTTCAAAAACGAAGTCTGGAGCTTTTAGAGAAGTTACCTGCATTGACTGAGTTAAAACCGCATCCTTTATTTGAAACAATAGAAGGAGAAGTTGAGCATTGGGAGATCATAACATAACAGTAATAACAAGAATTAATATTCATATGAGAAAAATTTTATACATATCACTTCCTGTAATTATCTGTTTCTTTGTCGGATTCACAGCCAGTTATTTTCAGACGGAATCTATACAGACATGGTATCCGACATTGAATAAACCGGAAATAACTCCGCCCAATATAGCTTTTCCTATTGCTTGGAGTATAATATACCTATGTATTGGCATTTCTATTGGGCTGATATTGAACTCAAAAGAAAGGAACAAGAAATTTCTCACCTCATTATTTGCGGTTCAGTTGTTCCTTAATTTTACATGGAGCATTTCATTCTTCTATCTGCAAAATCCTCTTTTAGGTTTTATCAATATTATCTTGTTGGATCTGGCTGTTTTATACTACGCTTTCAAATGTTATCCTGTGCAGAAGGTGAGTGGAATATTGTTTATTCCTTATATTCTTTGGTTGTCCTTAGCAACATACCTGAATGCTTATATCGTGATATACAACTAACGGAGATCAATCCGCCTATAAAGTCTCTTTAATAGAAACTAAGCAATTATTAGATTTTTCACATCTGATATTTATGGCTGAGTACTTTTTCTTTTCACCCAATATCCGAGGCGATTTTCATCAATATAGAGGAATAATTAATCAAGTTTTTTTATTGCAGGAGGGTGTAATGTTATTGTTTCGATCATCTGATATTTAGAATCAGTTATTTGATCGAATAATAGCATTAAGGCTTTTTCACACATAATATCGAGAGGTTGCTCTATCGCGAAAAGACTAATATAAGAGAATTTACACTCTTCGAATAAATCGATACTGGCATATTTCAATTTTTCTAAGACCTTACGGGATTTCAACGATACCAAGGACTGCCTCCCTGTTTTACTCGTAGCGAAGAATATAGAATCAATACTGTTTTCCAATAAAATATCCAGTGCATTATCTATATTTTGTTCAAAATCATCTAAGCCCACAAACTGTACAAGATCGTCAGCAGTTTTTATTCCATATTTGCTTAAAGCTTCTTTATATCCCTCATATCGTGAAATTACATTTGTAAAATTCTTGTTATGACCGATTAAACCAATTTTGCGGCATCCTTCATTTATCAAACGTTCAACCAATAAATAGCCAGCTTTAAAGTTATCCATCATTACAGTATTTAATGGAACTTGCTCGGTTTCTCGGTCTATCACTACCAGAGGCATTTTATTTTCTGCCAATTTTGTTAAAGCTGCAGCAGCTCCCATAGGAGGGACGACAATCATACCATCAACAGATTTGCCGATAAAGACATCACACAATTTTTCAAATTTTTCATCTGATTCGTCCGAACTGGCAAAAATTACCTGATATTTCTCTCTTGTCGCTATATTTTCTATATGACGAGCCATTTTAGAAAAAAATGGATTTGATATATCAGCGACAATCAGCCCAATCGTTTTTGTCTTCCTTGTACGCAAACTCCGGGCGGCCATATTAGGCGTATAATTCAATGCTTTAGCCGTATCCCTCACCTTTTCTGCCAGCTCTTTACTTATACGCACCTCTCTTTCTTTTCCATTCAATACAAATGAGACTGTTGAAGGTGATATATTTAAAATTTCAGCTATTTGTTTAATTGATGCACGAGCCATGTTTTTGCTTTGTTTTATCGATTTAGCAGTTGAACAACGGTCAAAGATAAAAATATTTTGTGTAAAAATAGGTTGTTATCCGCGGCAAACAAAGTATAATACATATTTACTATCTTCTATAATAGAATAATGTAGAAATATGCCGAATATTTTTATGCTATAATGATTTAGCCAACCTTATTTAAACTAAAGTGCACAAAAAACTACTATTATGATTATATTTCGAAGCAAATATTCTTCATTATACCCATATAACATAACAATGTTAAAAACAAAAAATAATTTGGCTAAAACGTTTTAGTTTTATATGTTTGTATTAAAATCTTAATATAACTAATACCTAAAGCTAAGTCTAACAACATGAAAAACATTCAAAAATATAGATTTTCGAGGCACAATTTCTTTATAGTGTTTTTATTTTGGATGTATTCGGGTTCAATTATCGGGCAAGAAAACATCCGCGTAAAATACAACAATCCCGACCTGTCTGTCGACATGGGAGGTGGCCTATGGGGAACTCCGATCCCTGTTGATTACGATGGGGACGGCGTAATGGATATAATAATTTCTTGCCCGGACACTCCATTCCGCGGGTTATATTTCTTTAAGAATATAGGTACCGCTGACAATCCTTTTTTTGATGCTCCACAGCAGATATCCACAGAGGCTTATGGCAATACACAGGCATCGTATGTCAACGGAAAGCTTTATGTAATGAATCCTGCAAAACTATATAGTGATTTCAAAAATAATTTGATGAATAATCCTCAAAAAATAAAATATGATATATATCCTGGCCATGATATGCAAAAAGCAAGGAGTAATATGTGGTCTATGGTCGATTTTGATGGTGACGGGGATCTAGACATTGTTACAGGAATAGACACCTGGTCTGAATATGGATGGGACAATGCCTACAGTAAAGAAGGAGTCTGGCTGAATGGCCCATTACGAGGGTATATGTATCTACTTGAGAACAAAGATGGTGAATACTTGAATAGGGGACGAATTATGGCTGGTGATATCCCGTTGGAAACATATGGTGCACCAGGTGCTAATGTAGCTGATTTCGATGGAGATGGTGATCTGGATATCATTTGCGGTGAATTTTTGGATAAGTTGACATGGTTCAGAAACTCTGGAACAAGAAAGAACCCTAAATACGAAAAAGGACAAATATTGCTGGATAACAAGGGTGACACTATGCGGCTGCACACACAAATGATAGTTCCTGTAGCTGTCGATTTCAATAATGATGGCCATATTGATTTAATAGTCGGAGATGAAGACGGACGGATTGCTTATATAAAAAACACAGGCAAAGTAAAAAACAAAATGCCGATATTTTGCCCGCCTGTTTATTTTAAACAGAAAGCATACTATTTAAAGTTTGGAGCATTAGTATCCCCATTTAGCGCCGATTGGGATGGAGATGGACTTGAAGACCTAATTTGCGGTAACTCAGCAGGGAATATTGCCTTTATCAAAAATTTAGGAGGTAAAGATATCCCTAAATGGGATGCTCCTGTTTTATTGAAATCAAGAGGAAAAGAAATCCGTTTGATGGCTGGGAATAATGGATCGATACAAGGTCCGGCTGAAGCTAAATGGGGGTATACAACACTATCTGTTGCTGATTGGGATAATGATGGCAAGCCCGATATTATCGTTAATTCTATATTCGGTGAAATCATATGGTACAAGAATAACGGAGATTTACTTAATCTGGAAGGGCCTTACCCTGTTCTGGTAGATTGGGATACGACAAGCATACCAAAACCTGTGTGGAACTGGTGGAATCCAAACCCCAATACATTGGTTACCCAATGGAGAACTACACCTGTGGCTATCGATTGGAATAAAGATGGCTTAGTAGACCTGATAGTTCTCGATCAGGAAGGATACTTGTCTTACTACGAACGATTCGACAAAAACGGAGTTTTATATTTAAAGCCCGGCAAGAGAATCTTTTACATGGAAGATGTTTCTGAATATGATCCCAATAACAAGATGGTAGGGAAGAATACTTTTCATCTAAGGCTTAACGCATTGGATGCCGGTCGTTCAGGCAGACGCAAATTATGCTTGACCGATTGGAACAATGATGGCCGTCTCGATATTATTGTAAATAGCAAAAATGTTTGTTTGTTCGAAAACATCCGACAAGTTGGCGATACTGCATATTTTGTAAACAAGGGCGACCTATCCGACTACAAACTTGCAGGCCACGATACAAGTCCAACTCCCGTAGACTGGGATAAAGACGGGATTTTCGATATTCTTGTTGGCGGCGAAGATGGACATTTCTATATAATTAAGAACACATTAAAAAAATAAATTATTATGCAAACCACTTATCATGGAATTATTCCGCCACTGGTAACCCCTCTGCTCGACAATGATACACTAGACATCAATGGTCTTGAGAAGTTGATAGAGCATGTAATAGCCGGAGGGGTACATGGACTCTTTATTTTAGGCACAACAGGCGAAGCTCAAAGTTTAAGCTTTGATTTACGGGCTAAAATGATAAAAGAAACTGTTCGCATATTGAGGCATCGTTTACCATTGCTGGTAGGAATTTCTGACACGTCAATTTCCGATAGCATCAGCCTGTCTCACATTGCGAAACAGGCTGGTGCAGAAGCTGTAGTATCGGCCCCTCCTTATTATTATGCCACCGGGCAGCCGGAGTTGGGTGAATTTTATGAAGCACTTGTAGAGCAATTACCTCTGCCTGTTTTCTTATACAATATGCCTATACATACCAAGGTTTCTTTTGCCCCATCTACTGTAAAACAGATAGCACAAAATCCCAAAGTAGTAGGATTCAAGGACAGTTCTGCCAACGGGGCATATTTTCAGGCAGTAATGTACGAAATGCGTGGACACAAGGATTTTTCAATATTTGTTGGACCCGAAGAAATGACAGCAGAAGCCGTACTATCCGGAGCAAGCGGAGGGGTTAACGGAGGAGCAAATATATTCCCTGAACTTTACGTAAGGTTATACAATGCTGCTTCCAGAAAAGATCTGGATGAAGTGAAGAAATTGCAGGAAATAGTGATGCAAATCAGCTCGATTATTTATACACAAGGTGCGTTTGGCTCCAGTTATCTTAAAGGAGTAAAATGTGCGTTATCCGTATTAGGCATTTGCAACGATTACCTCGCCCCTCCTTTCAACAGATTTGGAATAGAACACCGTGCAAAGATAGAGCAGGGATTGCATGAAATTGCAATCTGACAAATCTAATATATAAAATACTATGAAAAAGATAATCTTGAGGAGACAAATATTTTCCCCATATAATTGAGTCTCTTGAATATCTTTTGAAATTACAACAAAAAAATGTTCATTAGTTCGCTTATTTCTAGATTATTCTGTCATTTAAAATCAGAGTAACCAATTGTTTTTCAATATAGAATATTAGTGAAGATGAGCATATCGAAACCGACTGATTTTTTAGCCGGATGGGCTTTGTATATATAAATTATAAACAAAATATACATATATGCGACCAAGAATATTTGGATTATTAGGACTGATTATCATTTTATTATCGGTATGTTCCGGCACAAATAATAAATATGGTTTATTAGATAAAGATGACTTTTATTTATCTGATACACTTTCCTGTGAAATAAAAACAATTCTTTGGTATTCAGCAAATGCAGATACAACTATTATTGTAGACATATACAGGTCAGGAGAGATAAATGAGGATGTCCATGTAAATATAAGCATCAATCCTGATTCCTCAGATAGAAAGATTGAGAATGCAAGATTGGATGCGAAACCAAATATATTCAAATATTCTGCCCTGCTTGCCTCTGATTACTATAGGTTGCCGGGATCATATCTGTTTAAGAAGGGAGAACAAAAATGTTCGATAGCACTTCTTGTTAAAAAAAATGCGTTATTAAATAATTGGGATGGAGCATTAGAAAGTTATATTTTGCCGGTTACCCTCTCCCCATCTAGTCCATACGCCAATATCAAATCTTCAACAGCAATGGTTGTTTTCAGCAGAATGAAAGCGCCCGGAACGGTTATTGCTCATATTCCGGCTAGCGAAAAAAAGTTTATTGGATCACCGAGTATTTGCATCATGCCCAATGGCAACTATATAGCATCTCATGATGAGAATACTGTTGTAAATCCAACAACCAATAACATTACGCATGTGTACAGATCTGAGGACAAAGGCAAGACCTGGGCTTATATGTCGAAAATAACCGGGCAATTTTGGTCTTCCGTATTTGTTTATCAGGGCGATTTATATATACATGGGCCTGATAAGGTCGCCGGCAAACTAGTCATCCGTAAATCTACTGATTACGGGAAAACATGGACAAACCCCGATAAGGATACCAATGGTCTTCTTCTGGAAAGACGTATCAGTGGAGCACCTACTCCGGTTATTTTTCATAAAGAACGGATATGGAGGGCAATAGAGGATGCTTCTTTCTCTGGTAATAATTCGGAAGGGAAATGGCGATATCAGGCAATGATGACTTCAGCTCCTATGGGTTCAGACTTATTAGACGCCTCTAATTGGACTACTTCAAATACTTTGCAATATGACAGCACATATTTAGATGGAAAATTCGGAGGTTGGCTCGAAGGAAATGCGGTTGCCGGACCTGATGGAAAACTGCATAATATCCTTAGAGTGGAAGTCCCTGTTGGTTGTTATCAATACGCCGCATTGGTCTCAATATCTGATGACGGAAAAACAGCCTCATTCGACCCACATACCGGATTTTTCAGGATGGCAGGAGGAGCCAGCAAATTTACAATCAGGTATGATGAACTAAGTAAGAAATATTATACTCTCACTAATTACAACTATGAAGAATATACTGATATAAGACCTACCAGAATAAGAAATGTACTCGTATTGATGAGTTCTGATAACATCCGTAACTGGAAAATCAACAGAATATTACTCAGACATTCGGATGTAAGGAATGTCGGATTTCAATACGTCGACTGGCAGTTCGATGGTGAAGATATCATTTTTACTTCACGAACGTCATATCCCGATGAATTTGGGGGAGCGATGAACTACCACAATGCAAACTACCTTACATTTCACCGCATTTTCAGATTCAGAGACACAAAAGAGACCGATCTCAATCGGAATACTACTTAAACACTAAATATATAATTATGGAAAAGAAAACTCATTTAAAACTTTGCGATGAAGACGGATCATTATTCCCAGAAAAAGATAATGGTTTTGGAGCAACGGTAAACAACACAAATGCATTGCCGGAAACACTGAGAAACTACCATTACAGTATCTCGAAACAAAAAGAGAGTCTGTAGCTACACCTTCTGTAAGATACGATTTTATGAAGAACTATTTCTATGAAAAATACAACAAAAAACAAAAGAAAACAAACCCGTATCAAAGTCTATTTGATATGGATGATAGTATTGGGCGGAGTATTTCTAGCGACTGATTTGCCGGCTCAGAACAAAAAAAGTCCGAATATCCAACAGGACAATAAACATAAGATTTCGGGAATTATAAAGGATTCTGAAGGTATTCCTCTGATTGGTGTTGCCGTAGTAGAGAAAGGCAATCTTAAAAATGGTACCGTAACCGATATAGAAGGAAAATTTGATCTTATTATTTCCGGAGGTGGAACTATTATCTGCTCATACGTAGGCTACAAAACACAAGAAATCATAGTCGAAAGCCCGATTCTGGATATTGTTATGGCTGATAATGTAGAGACACTTGCCGATGTCGTGGTAGTAGGGCATGGTATACAGAAAAAGGAAAGTATCACTGCGGCTCTTACTACTGTTGCGACAAATGAATTGATAAAATCTCCGGTAAGCAATGTCAGCAATGCATTGGCAGGTAGAGTACCGGGATTGACGATGATTCAGAAAAGCGGAGAACCAGGCAAAGACCAGTCTACAATGCGGATAAGAGGTATTGGAACATTATCGGATCAATTGAGCTCTCCTCTGATTATTATAGATGGAGTAGAAAGGGAATCTATGGATGCTATAGACATGAACGAAATAGAAAGCATAAGTGTGCTGAAAGACGCCTCTGCAACAGCCGTATATGGGGTAAGAGGAGCCAACGGGGTAATCATCATAAGTACCAAAACAGGAGGAGAATCGAAACCGGTAGTCAGTTTTAGTTCCAATGTAGGGATACAGCAATTGGCCAATTCTCCGGCTTTTCTCAGCAATAGTAATTATGCAAGGCTAAAAGATGAGGGACTTGAAAATGATGGCATGGATAAAGTGTTCACCGATATGTATGACAAGTTTGATGGAAGTGACCCTATATTTTTTCCAACAAGGGATCTTTACAGCACTTTTATAAAAAAAACATCACTCAGGCATCAGCACAATGTAAACATAACAGGGGGTACAAAGATGGTTAAATACTTTGTTTCGCTGGGTTATATGAGTCAGGAAGGGCAATATAACACGGAGGGTATTGAAAATCTCAATATTGGTTTTGACCCGAATCCGCTCTACGAGAGGTATAACGTTAGGGCAAATGTAGATTTGGATATAACCAAAGATTTGAGCATAAGTGTAAAGCTGGGAAATCAGTTATCATACGCAAATTATCCCAATCAAGATACAGAAAGCTTATTCCTTTCTTTTCTGCAAACTACCCAGCTGTCGGGTGGTGGAATTTATGATGGAAAACTCGTAAGTGGCTATTTAAACGACCCTATGGGAAGTTTTCTTCCCTCAAGGACATCTTCTCCTGCTTTGTTCCTGTTGCAAAACGGCGCAAATAAACAGAAATCGAACACTTTGAACCTAAATATCGGGGCAAAGTATAAATTAGATAAATTGACTAAAGGCCTGTCCATCAGGGCAATGTTTGCATATGATAATTACTATACTAAATCGGAAACAAGAAGTAAGGAAATTGACCGATATAGTGTATATAAAGATCCTGAGACAAATGAAAATAGATTAATACAGACTCATTTTGCTGGAGAATTTACAAACTATAATGTAGGGACTACAAATAACAGGATAGATTATTTTGAAGCTGCAATAGATTATGACCGAGCCTTTGGTTTATTTAAGGTAACTGGCCTTTTCCTATACAATCAACGGAAAAGACGGAACCCTACTCTTTTATATAATGTACCCGAAGGACTCCAAGGCCTGGTAGGACGCGCCACAGTATCGTATGCAAATAAGTACCTCGCCGAATTCAATATCGGTTATAATGGTTCTGAAAACTTTCCCGAAGGGAAGCGTTTCGGAGTATTTCCTGCATATTCGTTAGGATGGGTACCTACAGAAGAGGCTTTCTTCCCTAAGAACGAAATTATCAATTATATAAAAATAAGGGGATCATACGGGGAAGTCGGGAATGATAAGATAGGAGGCAGCAGATTCCTTTACTTGCCATCTGTCTATTCATACACCTCAGCTCCGACCTACAATTTTGGGACTTACATGGTAGATCAACTACAATACTCTGGTGCAGTAGAGGGTAAGCTGGGAAATCCGAATGTGACGTGGGAAAAGGCTGTCAAAAAAAATATAGGGGCAGATATACGCTTATTCTCCGAAAACCTGACTATCAATGGGGATTTGTTTAAAGAAGACCGTGACAATATATTGATAAACAGAGCTACTATCCCTACTATAGTAGGAGTGACCTCCCTTCCTGCTATAAATATGGGAAAAGTAACAAATCACGGGTACGAACTCAGCGTCCGTTGGGATGGTAAAGTTAGAGACTTCACATATTATATAGGAGCCAATTATGCTTACGCCAAGAACAAAATATTGTTTAAAGATGAGGCTAACGCCCTGTATCCATGGATGATGCAAACCGGATTTTCGGTAGGACAACTCAAAGGCTATAAAACTTCAGGTTTATATAACTATTATTACGAAACCGAAAGTCGCCCATATAACAGCTTCTATGGGAATAAAGTACAGCAGGGTGATATAAAATATATAGATATCGATGGCGATGGTATTATCGACCAAAATGATGTAGTACCAATAGGATACAGCACATACCCAGAAATCAACTATGGGATAACACTAGGAGCCCAATGGAAAAACTTTGATATATTCATTCTTTTCCAAGGTGCTTCACATAATGCCCTTATGCAAACAAGTTCCATTGGATGGGCTTTCGATAATCAATGGCGGCAGACCCTCAACGAACATCTGAACAGGTGGAATCAGGAACGTTTCGATAACGGGGAGAAGATAACGATGCCAAGGTTAAGCAGCGAC
Protein-coding sequences here:
- a CDS encoding pyrimidine dimer DNA glycosylase/endonuclease V, whose product is MRLWSLHPQYLDSAGLNACWREGLLAKNVLLGNTKGYTNHPQLIRFKNSPDPNFYIDAFLTEVYKEAMRRNFSYSKEKIRMIENFSPIPVTKGQLEYEYEHLRRKLQKRSLELLEKLPALTELKPHPLFETIEGEVEHWEIIT
- a CDS encoding dihydrodipicolinate synthase family protein; amino-acid sequence: MQTTYHGIIPPLVTPLLDNDTLDINGLEKLIEHVIAGGVHGLFILGTTGEAQSLSFDLRAKMIKETVRILRHRLPLLVGISDTSISDSISLSHIAKQAGAEAVVSAPPYYYATGQPELGEFYEALVEQLPLPVFLYNMPIHTKVSFAPSTVKQIAQNPKVVGFKDSSANGAYFQAVMYEMRGHKDFSIFVGPEEMTAEAVLSGASGGVNGGANIFPELYVRLYNAASRKDLDEVKKLQEIVMQISSIIYTQGAFGSSYLKGVKCALSVLGICNDYLAPPFNRFGIEHRAKIEQGLHEIAI
- a CDS encoding glutathione peroxidase, translating into MSIYDFTVKDSKGNDIPLSNYKGKVLLIVNTATACGFTPQYKDLQDLYLKYKDKGFEILDFPCNQFGKQAPGTNDEITSFCEMKYKTTFTTFGKIEVNGDNADPLYKYLKQNSKGILGDSIKWNFTKFLIDREGNVIDRYAPITNPSKIAGTIEKLLAK
- a CDS encoding TspO/MBR family protein; this encodes MRKILYISLPVIICFFVGFTASYFQTESIQTWYPTLNKPEITPPNIAFPIAWSIIYLCIGISIGLILNSKERNKKFLTSLFAVQLFLNFTWSISFFYLQNPLLGFINIILLDLAVLYYAFKCYPVQKVSGILFIPYILWLSLATYLNAYIVIYN
- a CDS encoding VCBS repeat-containing protein, producing the protein MKNIQKYRFSRHNFFIVFLFWMYSGSIIGQENIRVKYNNPDLSVDMGGGLWGTPIPVDYDGDGVMDIIISCPDTPFRGLYFFKNIGTADNPFFDAPQQISTEAYGNTQASYVNGKLYVMNPAKLYSDFKNNLMNNPQKIKYDIYPGHDMQKARSNMWSMVDFDGDGDLDIVTGIDTWSEYGWDNAYSKEGVWLNGPLRGYMYLLENKDGEYLNRGRIMAGDIPLETYGAPGANVADFDGDGDLDIICGEFLDKLTWFRNSGTRKNPKYEKGQILLDNKGDTMRLHTQMIVPVAVDFNNDGHIDLIVGDEDGRIAYIKNTGKVKNKMPIFCPPVYFKQKAYYLKFGALVSPFSADWDGDGLEDLICGNSAGNIAFIKNLGGKDIPKWDAPVLLKSRGKEIRLMAGNNGSIQGPAEAKWGYTTLSVADWDNDGKPDIIVNSIFGEIIWYKNNGDLLNLEGPYPVLVDWDTTSIPKPVWNWWNPNPNTLVTQWRTTPVAIDWNKDGLVDLIVLDQEGYLSYYERFDKNGVLYLKPGKRIFYMEDVSEYDPNNKMVGKNTFHLRLNALDAGRSGRRKLCLTDWNNDGRLDIIVNSKNVCLFENIRQVGDTAYFVNKGDLSDYKLAGHDTSPTPVDWDKDGIFDILVGGEDGHFYIIKNTLKK
- a CDS encoding LacI family DNA-binding transcriptional regulator, which encodes MARASIKQIAEILNISPSTVSFVLNGKEREVRISKELAEKVRDTAKALNYTPNMAARSLRTRKTKTIGLIVADISNPFFSKMARHIENIATREKYQVIFASSDESDEKFEKLCDVFIGKSVDGMIVVPPMGAAAALTKLAENKMPLVVIDRETEQVPLNTVMMDNFKAGYLLVERLINEGCRKIGLIGHNKNFTNVISRYEGYKEALSKYGIKTADDLVQFVGLDDFEQNIDNALDILLENSIDSIFFATSKTGRQSLVSLKSRKVLEKLKYASIDLFEECKFSYISLFAIEQPLDIMCEKALMLLFDQITDSKYQMIETITLHPPAIKKLD
- a CDS encoding DUF1304 domain-containing protein — encoded protein: MEILSKILIGFVALEHIYILWLEMFAWTTKGRKTFKSIPDELFEKTKGLAANQGLYNGFLAAGLIWALLIENPGWSQNIALFFLSCVAIAGIYGAISAQKSIFFKQALPALIAIVVLLLKC
- a CDS encoding DUF1735 domain-containing protein; the protein is MRPRIFGLLGLIIILLSVCSGTNNKYGLLDKDDFYLSDTLSCEIKTILWYSANADTTIIVDIYRSGEINEDVHVNISINPDSSDRKIENARLDAKPNIFKYSALLASDYYRLPGSYLFKKGEQKCSIALLVKKNALLNNWDGALESYILPVTLSPSSPYANIKSSTAMVVFSRMKAPGTVIAHIPASEKKFIGSPSICIMPNGNYIASHDENTVVNPTTNNITHVYRSEDKGKTWAYMSKITGQFWSSVFVYQGDLYIHGPDKVAGKLVIRKSTDYGKTWTNPDKDTNGLLLERRISGAPTPVIFHKERIWRAIEDASFSGNNSEGKWRYQAMMTSAPMGSDLLDASNWTTSNTLQYDSTYLDGKFGGWLEGNAVAGPDGKLHNILRVEVPVGCYQYAALVSISDDGKTASFDPHTGFFRMAGGASKFTIRYDELSKKYYTLTNYNYEEYTDIRPTRIRNVLVLMSSDNIRNWKINRILLRHSDVRNVGFQYVDWQFDGEDIIFTSRTSYPDEFGGAMNYHNANYLTFHRIFRFRDTKETDLNRNTT
- a CDS encoding TonB-dependent receptor; translated protein: MKNTTKNKRKQTRIKVYLIWMIVLGGVFLATDLPAQNKKSPNIQQDNKHKISGIIKDSEGIPLIGVAVVEKGNLKNGTVTDIEGKFDLIISGGGTIICSYVGYKTQEIIVESPILDIVMADNVETLADVVVVGHGIQKKESITAALTTVATNELIKSPVSNVSNALAGRVPGLTMIQKSGEPGKDQSTMRIRGIGTLSDQLSSPLIIIDGVERESMDAIDMNEIESISVLKDASATAVYGVRGANGVIIISTKTGGESKPVVSFSSNVGIQQLANSPAFLSNSNYARLKDEGLENDGMDKVFTDMYDKFDGSDPIFFPTRDLYSTFIKKTSLRHQHNVNITGGTKMVKYFVSLGYMSQEGQYNTEGIENLNIGFDPNPLYERYNVRANVDLDITKDLSISVKLGNQLSYANYPNQDTESLFLSFLQTTQLSGGGIYDGKLVSGYLNDPMGSFLPSRTSSPALFLLQNGANKQKSNTLNLNIGAKYKLDKLTKGLSIRAMFAYDNYYTKSETRSKEIDRYSVYKDPETNENRLIQTHFAGEFTNYNVGTTNNRIDYFEAAIDYDRAFGLFKVTGLFLYNQRKRRNPTLLYNVPEGLQGLVGRATVSYANKYLAEFNIGYNGSENFPEGKRFGVFPAYSLGWVPTEEAFFPKNEIINYIKIRGSYGEVGNDKIGGSRFLYLPSVYSYTSAPTYNFGTYMVDQLQYSGAVEGKLGNPNVTWEKAVKKNIGADIRLFSENLTINGDLFKEDRDNILINRATIPTIVGVTSLPAINMGKVTNHGYELSVRWDGKVRDFTYYIGANYAYAKNKILFKDEANALYPWMMQTGFSVGQLKGYKTSGLYNYYYETESRPYNSFYGNKVQQGDIKYIDIDGDGIIDQNDVVPIGYSTYPEINYGITLGAQWKNFDIFILFQGASHNALMQTSSIGWAFDNQWRQTLNEHLNRWNQERFDNGEKITMPRLSSDGSQSPNSVTSDYWLHNADYLRLKNIEIGYSFPSKWISKMGISSFRAYVNGNNVFTFTKLKNFDPEYSGSTSRGETYPLIKVFNFGINLKF